In Molothrus ater isolate BHLD 08-10-18 breed brown headed cowbird unplaced genomic scaffold, BPBGC_Mater_1.1 matUn_MA635, whole genome shotgun sequence, the sequence CATGACCAACACGGAGACCACCACGACCAACACGGAGACCACCACGACCTCCTCAGGGTCCTCCACGACCACCTCAGGGACACCCACAACTGCACCCAAGACCACCACAACCATCCCAGGGAGCTCCACCACCACCTCAGAGACCACCCCGACCATCACAGGGACCACCCTGACCACCTCAGAGACCTCCCCaaccagcacagggagctccaCAACCATGCCAGGGACCACCACGATCTCAAGGACCTCCACGACCACTCCTAAGACCACCCCAACCACCTCAGGGACACCCACCACCACCCCAGAGACCACCACGACCTCCTCAGAGTCCACCACGACCACGTCAGGGACGACCATTCCAGAGGCCACCATGACCACACCAGAGACCACCACGACCACGTCAGAGTCCACCCAGACCTCCTCAGGCTCCACCACGACCACATCAGGGACCTCCACAACCTCAGTGAccaccacagccacccctgAGACCACCCCAACCACCCCAGTGACCACCACGACCTCAGTGACGTCCACGACCACTCCTAAGTCCACCCCAACCACCTCAGGGACACCCACAACCATCCCAGTGACCACCATGACACCAGTGACCACCACGACCTCCTCAGAGTCCACCACGACCACCCCAGTCACCACCACGACCTCCTCAGGCTCCACCATGTCCATCCCAGGGACCTCCACGACCTCAGGGACCACCACGACCACACCAGAGATAACCACCACCTCCTCAGGGTCCGCCACGACCTCATGGACAAACACGACCACCCCTGAGACCACCCCAACCACCCCAGTGACCACCACGACCACCTCAGGGACACCCACAACCCCCCCAGTGAcctccaccacctcctcagCCTCCACCATGACCACGTCTGGGAGCTCCACGACCACCCCAGTGGCCACCACGACCTCAGTGACCTCCACGACCACCCCAACCACCTCGGGGACACCCACCACCACACCAGAgaccaccaccacctcctcagGCTCCACCATGACCACGTCTGGGACCTCAACAACCTCAGGGACCACCCTGACCACGCCTAAGACCACCACAACCACAGGGACCTCCACGACCATTCCAGAGGCCACCACGACCACACCAGTGACCACCACAACCACATCAGAGTCAGCCACGACCACGTCTGGGACCTCAATGGCCTCAGTGAccaccacagccacccctgAGACCACCCCAACCACCCCAGTGGCCACCACGACCTCAGTGACCACCATGACCACTCCTAAGACCACCCCAACCACCTCAGTGACACCCACGACCACCTCAGGCTCCACCACGACCACGTCTGGGACCTCAACGACCTCATGGACCACCCCGACCACCCCAGTGACCACCACGACCTCAGGGACCTCCACAACCACCTCAGGGACACCCACGACCACCCCAGTGGCCACCACGACCTCAGTGACCACCACGACCACTCCTAAGTCCACCCCAACCTCCTCAGGGACACCCACGACCACCCCAGTGACCACCATGACCACCTCGTGGTCCACCACGACCACGTCAGAGACTGCCACGACCTCCTCAGGGTCCACCACGACCACTCCTAAGACCACCATGACCATCCCAGTGACCACCACAAGCACCTTGGGGACAACGTCAACCTCCTCAGGGACCACCATGACCTCAGTGACCGCCCCGACCACTCCACTGATCTCCACGACCTCAGGGGCACCCACAACCCCCCCAGTGACCTCCACAACCTCCTCAGGCTCCACCACGACCACCTCAGGGAGCTCCACAACCTCCTCAGGGTCCACCACAACCATCTCAGGGACCTCCACGACCAACACAGGGACGCCCACACCCACCCCAGTGACCACCACGACCACATCAGAGTCCACCACGGCCACGTCTGGGACCTCAGCAACCTCATGGACCACCCCAACCACCCCTGAGACCACCCCAACCACGCCAGTGAGCACCACGACCGCCTCAGGGACACCCACAACCACCCCAGTGGCCACCACAACCTCATGGACCACCACGACCACTCCTAAGACCACCCCAACCACCTCAGTGACACCCACGACCTCCTCAGGCTCCATCACGACCACATCTGGGACCTCCACAACCTCAGGGACCACCACGACCACCTCGGTGACCACCACAACCACCTCGGTGGCACCCACGACCAACACAGGCAGCTCCACAACCTCAGTGACCACCACGACGATACAAGAGACCACCCCGACCTCCTCAGGGTCCACCACAACCATCTCAGGGACCTCCACGACCAACACAGGGACGCCCACGCCCACCCCAGTgaccaccaccacctcctcagGGTTCACCATGACCACGTCAGGGACCTCAGCAACCTCAGTGAccaccacagccacccctgAGACCACCATAACCACCCCAGTGGCCACCACGACCTCAGTGACCACCACGACCTCTCCTAAGACCACCCCAACCACCTCAGGGACACCCACGACCACATCAGAGACCCCCACGACCACCTCAGGGATCTCCACGACCTCCTCAGTCTCCACCACAACCACATCAGGGACGACCATTCCAGAGGCCACCATGACCACACCAGTGACCACCACAACCACATCAGTGACCACCACGACCACCTCCGGGACACCCACAACCACCCCAGTGACCACCATGACCACGTCAGAGTCCACCCAGACCTCCTCAGGCTCCGCCACGACCACATCAGGGACCTCCACAACCTCAGTGAccaccacagccacccctgAGACCACCCCAACCACCCCAGTGGCCACCACGACCTCAGTGACCACCATGACCACTCCTAAGACCACCCCAACCACCTCAGGGACACCCACGACCACCCCAGTGACCACCACAACCACCTCAGGCTCCACCACGACCACATCTGGGACCTCAACGACCTCATGGACCACCACGACCACTGCTAAGACCACCCCAACCACCCCAGTGACCACCACGTCCATCCCAGGGACCTCCACGACCTCCTCAGTCTCCACCACGACCACGTCAGGGACGACCATTCCAGAGGCCACCATGACCACACCAGTGACCCCCACGGCCACCCCTGagaccaccaccaccaccacctctgGGACCTCCACCACCACCTCTGGGACCCCCACGGCCACACCAGtgaccaccaccaccacccagGTGACCCCCACTGCACCCACGACCACCGAAGTGACCACCACGACCACCCCCAAGACCACCACGACCACTCCAGTGTCCTCCACGACCACGTCAGGGACCTCCATGACTGCCCCAGTGACTTCCACAACCTCAGTGTCCTCCACACCCACCCCAGTGACCACCACGACCACCTCAGGGACCACCACGACCACCCAGGTGACCCCCACCGCACCCACGACCACCGAAGTGACCACCACGACCACCCCCAAGACCACCACGACCTCCTCAGGGTCTGCCACGACCACCACAGGGACCACCTCAACCATCTCAGGGTCTTCCACGACCACCTCATGGACCTCCACGACCATGTCAGGGACCACCACGACCACACCAGAGACCTCCACAACCACCCCAGTGACCACCCTGCCCGCCTCAGAGTCCACCACGCCCATCCCAGGGACCTCCATGACTTCAGGGACCACCACGACCACCCCTAAGACCTCCACACCCACCCCAGTgaccaccaccacctcctcagGGTCCACCCCAACCACCTCAGTGACCACCACGACCTCAGGGACCTCCACAGCCACACCAGAGACCCCGACGACCACCTCGGGGACCTCCACAACTACACCAGTGACCACCACAACCACCCAGGTGACCCCCACCACACCCACGACCACCAAAGCGACCACCCCGACCACCCCCAAGACCACCACGACCTTCCCAGAGACCACCATGACCTCAGGGCCCACCCCAACCACCCCTAAAACCACCACAACCACCTCAAGGACCACCACGACCACCTCAGGGACCTCCACAACCACCTCaagcaccaccaccaccacccctaAGACCACCACGACCTCCTCAGTGACCACCACGACCACGCCTAAAACCACCACGAGCACCTCAGGGAGCTCCACAACTTCTCCAGCGCCCACCACGACCTCCCCTAAGACCACCCCCACCACCTCGGtgaccaccaccaccaccttgCTGACCTCCGCATCGCCCACCACCATCTCCACCACCCCTTTTGCCACcgctgctcctcctccagcaggtgAGTCCTGACCCAGGTGAGCTCCACCCTGCCCCAGGCGTGTCCCCGGGggtgtccctgatgtccccgtgtcccaccagggctgtgtgagaACGGGGGCACCCCCGGCGGCACCGGATGTCTCTGCTCGCCGTCCTACGCCGGGCCGCGCTGCGAGTTCTCCACCGACACCGTGGACACCAACCTGCGTGAGTGGTGGCCCCACCCCTGCACCTGGGGGACCTGGGAAGAGGGCCCGGGCATCTTGGGGGTCCTGGGCATCTTGGGGGTCTTGGTCTTCATGGAGGTTCTGGGCATCTTGGGGGTTCTGATCATCTTGGGGGTCCTGGGCATCTTGGTGGTTTGGTCTTCTTGGAAGTTCTGGGCATCTTGGGGGTTCTGGTCTTCATGGTGGTTCTGGTCTTCATGGGGGTTTTGGTCATCTTGGAGGTTCTGGTCATCTTGGGGGTTCTGATCTTCTTGGAGCTTCTGATCTTCTTGGGGGTTCTGATCTTCTTGGGGGTCTCGGTCTTCATGGAGGTTCTGGACTTCTTGGAGGTTCTGGTCATCTTTGAGGTTCTGGTCTTCTTGGGGGTCCTCAGCACCTTGGTGGTCCTGGTGTCTTTGGGGTCCTGGTCTTCTTTGGGGTTCTGATCTTCCTGGGGTTCTCAGCACCTTGGAGGTTCTCGTGTCTTTAGGAGTCCTGGTCTTCTTGGTGGTCTTGGTCTTCTTGGGGGTCTTCAGCATTTTGGGGGTTCTGGTCGTCTTGGAGGTTCTGTCTTCTTGGTGGTCctggtggttttgggggttttgatGTTTTTGGGGGTCTTGGTCTTCTTGGTGGTTCTGGGCACCTTGGAGGTTCTGGTGTTTTTGGTGGCCCTGGTCACTTTGGGGTTCCTGGTCTCCTTGGGGTTCCTGGTCACTTTGGTGGTCCTGGACACCCTGGAGGTCCTCACGccctccatcccaccccaccgACCCCTTCTCCCCATTGTCCCTCCAGCGTTCCCTGGGACCATCATGGCCGCCGTGGACATGGAGGTGACCCTCACCAACTTCAACTACTCCGAGGACCTGAAGGACCCCAACTCCGAGACCTTCCTGTCCTTCCAGAACCACTTCCGGCAGGAGGTGAGGGACGTGGGGTGGCCCGGTTGTCCCACCACGGCCACCAAGGTGACCACAGAGGTGACCAAGGTGACCTTCTTGCAGATCAAGAAGATCTATGGGACCATCCCTGGCTACGAGGGCGTGGAGATCACCAGCCTCAAGTAAGGAGGTCCCTGACCGCCCCTCAaggctggggtggggtgggatgtCCCCAGACCTCGTCacctcctgtgtcccctccctgaaGGTCCGGCAGCATCGTGGTGGGACACCGGGTGCTCTTCACCATGGCCCAGAGCAGCAACACCACCGAGGAGTTCCAGGAGACCACGGATGGCTTGGTGGAGAAGCTGCGGGAGGCGGAGGCCGGCCAGGGCGAGTGCCAGCACAACACCTGTGGGTGACCTCCAGAAGCCCCCCCAGATCCTCCTGGACCCCTTGGTGGGACCTGCCCTGGGCCTCTGGGGCGTCCAAGGGTGCTGGTCTCTGATGTCTTCTCCTCCCCACCGCAGCCgtgctgtgcctggtgctgagACCCAACCCCGTGGTCAGCGCCATGAGGGAGGTGATGGACCTGGATGGTGAGGCTGGCGTGGAGACCTTGACCACCCCATGGACCCCCCTGACCACCCCATGGACCCCCTGACCACCCCATGGACCCCCTGACCATCTCATTGTCCCCTGACCACCCCATGGACCCTCTGACCACCCCATGGACCCTCCTGACCACCCCATGGACCCCCCTGACCACCCCATGGACCTTCCTGACCACCCCATGgaccccctgacccccccaTGGACCTTCCTGACCACCCCATGGACCCTCTGACCACCCCATGGACCTTCCTGACCACCCCATGGACCCCCTGACCACCCCATGGACCCTCTGACCACCCCATGGCCCCTCCTGACCACCCCATGGACCCTCTGACCACCCCATGGACCCCCTGACCACCCCATGGACCCCCCTGACCACCCCATGGACCTTCCTGACCATCTCATTGTCCCCTGACCACCCCATGGACCCTCTGaccaccccagggaccccctgACCACCCCATGGACCCTCTGACCACCCCATGGACCCCCTGACCACCCCATGGACCCCCCTGACCACCCCATGGACCTTCCTGACCATCTCATTGTCCCCTGACCACCCCATGGACCCCCCTGACCACCCCATGGACCCTCTGACCACCCCATGGACCCCCTGACCACCCCATGGACCCTCTGACCACCCCATGGCCCCTCCTGACCACCCCATGGACCCTTCTGACCACCCCACCACCCCCTGCCCACCCAACATCTCCCGTCCCTCACCcacccctcagtgtccccttgTTGTCCTCTCCTGTCCAGAGCTGTGCCACCAGCGAGCCCCCCCCGGCTACGGTGACTTCTTCTGGCCGGTGGTGACCTCGGGGGTCCTGCACTGCGTCACCTCCTGCACCCCCAACCGGCCCCAGAGCCTGGAGTGCCACCACGGCCGCTGCCAGGTCACCCGCCAGGGACCGCAGTGCTTGTGAGTGCCACCAAGGGGTCCCAGAACCCACCAAGGGGTCCCAGAACCCACCACGGGGTTACAGTGACCACCAAGGGGTCCTAGATCCCACCAAGGGGTCCCAGATCCCACCACGGGGTCCCAGAACCCACCACGGGGTCACAGTGACCACCAAAGGGTCCTAGATCCCACCAAGGGGTCCCGGAACCCACCAAGGGGTCCCAGATCCCACCACGGGGTCCTAGATCCCACCACGGGGTCCCAGATCCCCCCACGGGGTCCCAGATCCCACCACGGGGTCCCAGATCCCACCACGGGGTCACAGTGACCACCAAGGGGTCCTAGATCCCACCATGGGGTCCTAGAACCCATCATGGGGTCACAATGGCCACCGTGAGGTCCCATCGTCCACCATGGGGTCCCAACATCCACCATGGGGTCCCAACACCCATTGGGGGTTCCCAACGTCCAACATGGGGTCCCAACATCGACCATGGAGTCCCAACGTCCACCATGAGGTCCCAGTGTCCACCATGAGGTCCCAATATCCACCATGAGGTTCCAATGTCCGCCATGAGGTTCCAACATCCACCATGGGGTCCCAATGTCCACCATGGAGTCCCAACACCCATTGGGAGGTCCCAATGTCCACCATGAGGTCCCAGTGTCCACCATGAGGTCCCAACGTCCACCCTGGTTGTCCCCTCCGCAGTTGCCCGGACCAGGACCTGTTCTGGTACACGGGCTCCCAGTGCTCGGGCCGGGTCAGCAAGGTGGGCACCGGGCTGGGCGTGGCCGTGGCCCTGCTCTTCCTCACCTGCATCATCCTCGCGGCGCTGCTGCTCTGCCGCCGGCACCAGCGCTACCGGAGGTACCGGCACGGGGAGGGTGGGGTCTGCACTGGGGGCTCCCAGTTTGGGCTCCCAGTTTGGGATGGGGCTCCCAGTTTGGGGATGGGGCTCCCAGTTTGGGGAGGGGCTCCCAGTTTGGGCTCCCAGTTTGGGATGGAGCTCCCAGTTTGGGGATGGGGCTCCCAGTTTGGGGACGGGGCTCCCAGTTTGGGCTCCCAGTTTGGGATGGAGCTCCCagtttggggagggggctcccAGTTTGGGCTCCCAGTTTGGGATGGGGCTCCCAGTTTGGGGATGGGGCTCCCAGTTTGGGCTCCCAGTTTGGGCTCCCAGTTTGGGGATGGGGCTCCCAGTTTGGGGATGGGGCTCCCAGTTTGGGCTCCCAGTTTGGGTTCCCAGTTTGGGATGGGGCTCCCAGTTTGGGGATGGGGCTCCCAGTTTGGGTTCCCAGTTTGGGGAGGGGCTCCCAGTTTGGGGGGAGCTCCCAGTTTGGGGAGGGGGCTTCCAGTTTGGGCTCCCAGTTTGGGGAGGGGCTCCCAGTTTGGGCTCCCAGTTTGGGGGAGGGCTCCCAATTTGGGATGGAGCTCCCagtttggggagggggctcccAGTTTGGGATGGGGCTCCCAGTTTGGGTTCCCAGTTTAGGGAGGGGCTCCCAGTTTGGGGATGGGGCTCCCAGTTTGGATTCCCCATTTTGGGAGGGGGTTCCCAGTTTGGGGTCCCAGTTTGGGGGAGATCTCCcagtttgggttttgtgggggggggggggaatctCCCAGTTTGGATTCCCAGTTTGGGGAGGGCTCccagtttggggattttggggcagggGTCTCccagtttggggattttggggtggaatctcccagtttggggattttggggcggGGGTCTCCCAGTTCTcacccctttcccctcccccagcGACCTCCCCCCCTATTTTGGGGGTTCTTGGTACGAGCTCGATGATTTCTCCTGGCCCCCCCCGCGCGGTTCCGTCATCCCCAACCCGGGGGTCgccccccccgcccgccgcccccagACCCAATTTGAGGACCCCCAGACCTGGAGgagacccccgggacccccccaggaGGGTCTGGGGGGTCCCCACCCCTTCAGACCGTCCTTGGAGAGGGTGGATCCCTTCCTGCAGGTACGTACACCCCTGCCAGGACCCTAAAGAGACCCTAAATCCCCTGCCAGGACCCTAAAGAGACCCTAAATCCATTCTAGGACCCTAAAGGGAACTGAATTCCCTGCTAGGACCCTAAAAGGACCCTAAATCCCTTCCAGGACCCTAAAAGGACCCTAAATCCCCTGCCAGGACCCTAAAACAGACCCTAAATCCCTTCCAGGACCCTAAAGAGACCCTAAATCCCCTGCCAGGACCCTAAagagatcccaaatcccttccAGGACCCTAAAGGGAACTGAATTCCCTGCTAGGACCCAAAAAAGGCCCTAAATCCCTTCCAGGACCCTAAagagatcccaaatcccttccAGGACCCTAAAAGGACCCTAAATCCCCTGCCAGGACCCTAAAGAGACCCTAAATCCCCTCCAGGACCCTAAAGAGACCCTAAATCCCTTCTAGGACCCTAAAACAGACCCTAAATCCCTTCCAGGACCCTAAAAGGACCCTAAATGCCTTCCAGGACCCTAAAGAGACCCTAAATCCATTCTAGGACCCTAAAGGAACCTAAATCCCCTTCCAGGACCCTAAagagatcccaaatcccttccAGGACCCTAAAAGGACCCTAAATCCCTTCCAGGACCCTAAAGGGACCCCAAGCCCCCTCTCACTCTGTCCCCTCCCCCCCAGCTGAGGACCCCGAGGCCGAGGGTCACCCCTGACCTGTGACCCCCCCGTGGGACCTCCTGGAGCGTCACAAGGAGACCCCGACCCCAAAGAGGGGACCCCGACCCCAGTGAGGGGACCCCAAACCCAGTGAGGGGACATCGACCCCAATGAAGGGACATCGACCTGGACCAGGGGACATCGACCCCAGCAAGGGGACCCCGACCCCAAAGAGGGGACATCGACCCCAATGAAGGGACATCGACCTGGACCAGGGGACATCGACCCCAACGAGGGGACCCCGATCCCAGTGAGGGGACATTGATCCCAATGAGGGGACATCGACCTGGACCAGGGGACATCGACCCCAGCAAGGGGACCCCGACCCCAAAGAGGGAACCCCAAACCCAGTGAGGGGACCTCGACCCTAAAGAGGAGACCCTGACCCCAATGAGGGGACATCGAGCTGGACCAGGGGACATCAACATGGACCAGGAGACCCCAACATGGACCAGAAGACCCCGACCGACCCCAATGAGGGGACCCCAACATGGACCAGAAGACCCCAACCCCAATGAGGGGA encodes:
- the LOC118701396 gene encoding mucin-2-like isoform X1, encoding MDTTGTSMTTPGTTMDTSETTTTSPGTTTSIAESTLSTSESSTTTSGISTTTTGTSLSTSGTSLSTSGTTTTSSGITTTIPETSTTITGSSTTTSWTSSTTSGTTTTITETPTTTSETTTTAPKTTPASSGSSTTTSGTPTTTPKTTPTFPGSSTTTSESTLTTSGTTLTTSGSSTSMPGSTTSTPEMTATTPGISTTTTETTLSTSESSTMITETSTTTSGISTTTTGTIPSTTENSTVTSGATMTNTETTTTNTETTTTSSGSSTTTSGTPTTAPKTTTTIPGSSTTTSETTPTITGTTLTTSETSPTSTGSSTTMPGTTTISRTSTTTPKTTPTTSGTPTTTPETTTTSSESTTTTSGTTIPEATMTTPETTTTTSESTQTSSGSTTTTSGTSTTSVTTTATPETTPTTPVTTTTSVTSTTTPKSTPTTSGTPTTIPVTTMTPVTTTTSSESTTTTPVTTTTSSGSTMSIPGTSTTSGTTTTTPEITTTSSGSATTSWTNTTTPETTPTTPVTTTTTSGTPTTPPVTSTTSSASTMTTSGSSTTTPVATTTSVTSTTTPTTSGTPTTTPETTTTSSGSTMTTSGTSTTSGTTLTTPKTTTTTGTSTTIPEATTTTPVTTTTTSESATTTSGTSMASVTTTATPETTPTTPVATTTSVTTMTTPKTTPTTSVTPTTTSGSTTTTSGTSTTSWTTPTTPVTTTTSGTSTTTSGTPTTTPVATTTSVTTTTTPKSTPTSSGTPTTTPVTTMTTSWSTTTTSETATTSSGSTTTTPKTTMTIPVTTTSTLGTTSTSSGTTMTSVTAPTTPLISTTSGAPTTPPVTSTTSSGSTTTTSGSSTTSSGSTTTISGTSTTNTGTPTPTPVTTTTTSESTTATSGTSATSWTTPTTPETTPTTPVSTTTASGTPTTTPVATTTSWTTTTTPKTTPTTSVTPTTSSGSITTTSGTSTTSGTTTTTSVTTTTTSVAPTTNTGSSTTSVTTTTIQETTPTSSGSTTTISGTSTTNTGTPTPTPVTTTTSSGFTMTTSGTSATSVTTTATPETTITTPVATTTSVTTTTSPKTTPTTSGTPTTTSETPTTTSGISTTSSVSTTTTSGTTIPEATMTTPVTTTTTSVTTTTTSGTPTTTPVTTMTTSESTQTSSGSATTTSGTSTTSVTTTATPETTPTTPVATTTSVTTMTTPKTTPTTSGTPTTTPVTTTTTSGSTTTTSGTSTTSWTTTTTAKTTPTTPVTTTSIPGTSTTSSVSTTTTSGTTIPEATMTTPVTPTATPETTTTTTSGTSTTTSGTPTATPVTTTTTQVTPTAPTTTEVTTTTTPKTTTTTPVSSTTTSGTSMTAPVTSTTSVSSTPTPVTTTTTSGTTTTTQVTPTAPTTTEVTTTTTPKTTTTSSGSATTTTGTTSTISGSSTTTSWTSTTMSGTTTTTPETSTTTPVTTLPASESTTPIPGTSMTSGTTTTTPKTSTPTPVTTTTSSGSTPTTSVTTTTSGTSTATPETPTTTSGTSTTTPVTTTTTQVTPTTPTTTKATTPTTPKTTTTFPETTMTSGPTPTTPKTTTTTSRTTTTTSGTSTTTSSTTTTTPKTTTTSSVTTTTTPKTTTSTSGSSTTSPAPTTTSPKTTPTTSVTTTTTLLTSASPTTISTTPFATAAPPPAGLCENGGTPGGTGCLCSPSYAGPRCEFSTDTVDTNLPFPGTIMAAVDMEVTLTNFNYSEDLKDPNSETFLSFQNHFRQEIKKIYGTIPGYEGVEITSLKSGSIVVGHRVLFTMAQSSNTTEEFQETTDGLVEKLREAEAGQGECQHNTSVLCLVLRPNPVVSAMREVMDLDELCHQRAPPGYGDFFWPVVTSGVLHCVTSCTPNRPQSLECHHGRCQVTRQGPQCFCPDQDLFWYTGSQCSGRVSKVGTGLGVAVALLFLTCIILAALLLCRRHQRYRSDLPPYFGGSWYELDDFSWPPPRGSVIPNPGVAPPARRPQTQFEDPQTWRRPPGPPQEGLGGPHPFRPSLERVDPFLQLRTPRPRVTPDL